In a genomic window of Octopus sinensis linkage group LG16, ASM634580v1, whole genome shotgun sequence:
- the LOC115220490 gene encoding NADH dehydrogenase [ubiquinone] 1 alpha subcomplex subunit 13 — translation MSSWCVRRQVSAAAAEGRRPQQVLNMSSASSFKQDLPPQGGYGSIRWMKEVAKRGPSGYFKFSTFIALSLAGYTAWTFQAKHWKRYRLEMQDARNAVEPLFLAEVDRMYLRRLRDNRQEEKELMKDVPNWEVGTLNGEPIYHNLRDRFIEPSLKEYLAHVGKSDMYDIMFERRKH, via the exons ATGTCTAGTTGGTGTGTTCGTCGCCAGGTGTCAGCAGCGGCTGCAGAAGGACGGCGGCCTCAGCAGGTGCTCAACATGTCCAGTGCCAGCAGTTTTAAACAAGATTTGCCTCCACAGGGAGGATATGGGTCCATTAGATGGATGAAGGAAGTTGCTAAACGAGGTCCCAGCG GATATTTCAAGTTTTCTACCTTTATTGCTCTTTCTCTGGCTGGTTACACTGCATGGACTTTCCAAGCTAAACACTGGAA ACGTTACAGGCTTGAAATGCAGGATGCCAGGAATGCTGTAGAACCTCTGTTTCTAGCTGAAGTTGATAGAAT GTATTTAAGAAGACTGAGAGATAACCGCCAGGAAGAGAAAGAACTCATGAAAGACGTTCCAAACTGGGAAGTTGGCACTTTGAATGGCGAACCTATTTACCACAATCTCCGAGATAGATTCATTGAGCCATCATTAAAAGAATACTTGGCTCACGTTGGCAAGTCTGACATGTATGACATAATGTTTGAAAGAAGGAAACATTAA